The Vitis riparia cultivar Riparia Gloire de Montpellier isolate 1030 chromosome 10, EGFV_Vit.rip_1.0, whole genome shotgun sequence genome includes a region encoding these proteins:
- the LOC117923132 gene encoding protein SRG1-like, whose translation MASTQFSSIRAAPVQSVQELIKEPIPAVPQPFILDDPQPPILSASTPLPQLPTIDMKHLIISETAGSELEKLHSICKEWGFFQLVNHGVSSSLMEKLKSEIGEFYKLPLEERMKYKMRPGDVEGYGLSPIRSEDQKLDWGDRFFMVTNPIHTRKPYLLPELPPALRDSLECYLAELQKLAMMLLGFMAKALKLEKGEMEELFDDGMQSVRMTYYPPCPQPELVMGLTPHSDATGITILLQINAVDGLQIKKDGVWIPVSFLPDALVVNVGDILEILSNGVYTSIEHRATVNAAKERISIAMFFNPKSSAQIKPAASLINPQNPPLFKQVGMEKYFKDFFSRKLDGKSYLEHMKIKNEEA comes from the exons ATGGCATCAACACAGTTTTCAAGCATTCGTGCTGCTCCGGTACAAAGTGTTCAGGAGCTCATCAAAGAGCCCATCCCTGCAGTCCCACAGCCCTTTATCCTGGATGATCCGCAGCCTCCAATCCTCTCAGCCAGCACTCCCTTGCCACAACTCCCCACCATTGACATGAAACATTTAATTATAAGTGAAACGGCAGGTTCTGAGCTGGAGAAGTTGCACTCAATTTGCAAGGAATGGGGTTTCTTTCAG TTGGTGAACCATGGAGTCAGCTCTTCACTCATGGAGAAACTGAAATCGGAGATCGGAGAATTTTACAAACTTCCCTTGGAAGAGAGAATGAAATACAAGATGAGGCCTGGTGATGTTGAAGGGTACGGGCTTTCTCCAATCCGGTCAGAAGATCAAAAACTTGATTGGGGTGATAGGTTCTTTATGGTAACCAACCCTATACATACAAGGAAGCCGTATCTATTGCCAGAGCTCCCTCCAGCACTAAG GGATAGCTTGGAATGTTACTTAGCGGAGCTGCAGAAACTAGCGATGATGCTTCTAGGGTTTATGGCCAAAGCTCTAAAGTTGGAGAAAGGAGAGATGGAAGAGTTGTTTGATGATGGGATGCAATCAGTGAGGATGACCTACTATCCTCCATGCCCACAACCAGAGCTGGTTATGGGGCTTACGCCTCACTCTGATGCTACCGGCATCACCATCCTTCTCCAAATTAATGCAGTGGATGGTCTCCAAATTAAAAAGGATGGGGTTTGGATTCCCGTGAGCTTCCTTCCAGATGCTCTTGTTGTGAATGTAGGAGACATTCTCGAG ATTCTGAGCAACGGAGTGTACACTAGCATAGAGCACCGGGCAACAGTAAATGCAGCAAAAGAGAGGATCTCCATTGCCATGTTCTTCAACCCCAAATCCTCAGCTCAGATTAAACCTGCAGCCAGTCTGATAAATCCTCAAAATCCGCCGCTGTTCAAACAAGTAGGGATGGAAAAATACTTCAAAGATTTCTTCTCCCGTAAGCTGGATGGAAAATCATATTTAGAGcatatgaagataaaaaatgagGAAGCATAA